Proteins found in one Thermostichus vulcanus str. 'Rupite' genomic segment:
- a CDS encoding DUF7219 family protein, which yields MTLKALSPLATTYFQAQLRQFAQRVSITCALETGGKLAPEVAFRQLETLWQALEQEAVAVGIPDDPSEEPLP from the coding sequence ATGACCTTAAAAGCCCTATCACCCCTGGCGACAACCTACTTTCAGGCACAGCTGCGGCAGTTCGCTCAGCGGGTCAGCATAACCTGCGCTTTAGAAACGGGTGGTAAGCTAGCCCCGGAAGTGGCCTTCCGCCAGTTGGAAACCCTCTGGCAAGCCCTGGAGCAGGAGGCTGTAGCCGTAGGGATCCCGGATGATCCTTCTGAGGAACCCTTGCCATGA